CGCGACTTTGAGCATCGAGCGTTTCGAAGGATCCATCGTTGTTTCCTTGAGCTGCGCCGGCAGCATTTCACCCAGGCCCTTGAAACGGCCTATTTCCACCTTTGACTTTCCTTTGAAGGCAGTCTCCAGCAGTTCGTCCTTGTGTGCATCATCGCGCGCATAAAGCGTCTTGCCGCCCTGGCTCAGGCGATAGAGGGGCGGGACGGCGAGGAACAGGTGACCGCTGCGTATGAGTTCAGGCATTTCACGGTAGAAAAAGGTGATCAGCAGGGACGCGATGTGCGCCCCATCGACATCCGCATCCGTCATGATCACGATCTTCTCATAGCGCAGGTCCGCGTCCCGGTATTGTGACCGTGTCCCGCAGCCGAGCGCCTGGATCAGATCAGCAAGTTGCTGGTTCGCAACCAGCTTGTCCCGTCCCGCATTGGCGACGTTCAGGATCTTGCCGCGCAAGGGCAGGATGGCCTGGTTCGAACGGTTGCGCGCCTGCTTCGCAGAGCCACCGGCCGAGTCGCCCTCCACGATGAACAGCTCTGTTCCGTCCGCCTGATTGGCCGAACAGTCGGCAAGTTTGCCGGGCAGGCGGAGTTTCCGCACCGCGGATTTGCGCGCAACGTCCTTTTCCTGTCGGCGTCTCAGGCGCTCGTCGGCGCGGTCAATCACCCATTCCAGCAATTTGTTCGCCTGGTTAGGGGACGCGGTCAGCCAGTGATCGAACGCATCACGCACCGCGGCTTCGGTCACGCGCGTTGCCTCATTGGTTGCAAGCTTGTCTTTGGTCTGTCCGACGAATTCGGGTTCGCGGATGAACACCGACAGCATGCCGCCGGCAGAGGTCATCACGTCATCGCCGGTGATGATGCTGGCTTTTTTGTTGTTCGTGAGTTCGCCATAGGCTTTCAGGCCGCGCAGCAGCGCATAGCGAAAACCTGCTTCATGCGTTCCGCCTTCCGGTGTGGGAACGGTGTTGCAGTAGGAATTGACGAAGCCGTCGCCCGCGAACCAGTTCACGGCCCATTCGACAGAGCCGTGTTTTCCCGTCTTGTCTGTCCGGCCCGCAAAGATCTCTTCAACGACGCGGCGTTCACTCGTGAGGCGCTCGGCCAGAAAATCCTTCAGGCCGCCGGGGAAGTGGAAGACTGCTTCCGCAGGTGTTGCGTCTTTGCCGTCGATCAGGTCGGGATCGCAGTGCCACCTGATTTCGACGCCGCCAAAAAGATAGGCCTTTGAGCGTGCCATCTTGAGGAGCCGGGCAGGTTTGAACCTGGCATTCCTGCCGAAGATCTCCTCATCCGGCTTGAAGCGCACGAGCGTACCGCGCCGGTTCTGCGTGTCCCCGACCATTTCGAGCGCACCTTGAGGGTGGCCCCGGCGGAATGTCTGGCGATAAAGCTTCCTGCTGCGCGCAACCTCCACGACAAGCTCTTCGGAAAGCGCATTCACCACCGAGACGCCAACACCGTGCAAACCGCCGGACGTCTCATAGACCTTGCTGTCGAACTTTCCGCCCGCATGAAGTGTCGTCATGATCACTTCAAGGGCGGATTTGTCTTTGAACTTGGGGTGCGGATCAACAGGGATACCGCGCCCGTTGTCGACGATGGTGAGGTATCCATCCGCCGAAAGCGACACGTCGATCCATGTTGCGTGCCCGGCAACGGCTTCGTCCATGGAGTTGTCGATCACCTCGGCGAATAGGTGATGCAGCGCTTTTTCGTCGGTCCCGCCGATATACATGCCAGGCCGGCGCCGGACCGGTTCAAGGCCCTCAAGAACCTCGATGTCTGCTGCTGAATAGTCTTCGGGATTTGGAACGGCAGCGATCGGGCGCTTCTTCGCGGGCGCGGTTTGGGGTGGGCTTTCGCCAATGGTCGCGGCTCGCGCCGCATTGCCAGCAAACAGATCGTCTTTTGCGCTCATTCCGTCTCGCCTGAAGGGTCTCATTCCGGATGGTGCCGGGTCTATGTCGATACCTACACCGAATCAAAGGCAAGTTTGAAGGACAAATGCAGAACGGCAAAGGATTTTGCCATAAAGCCCCTGTTTTCAACAGAGACCATCGAATTCGGCCGCTGGAAACCGATCATCAACGCACTTGTGTTTATCTGCGAACGAAGGACCTGGGCGTATCCGGTAAATGTGCTGTTTGGGCAACACTCGCGGACAGAGTCACGGTTGTGAGCCTCGAAAATCAAAGTTGCCCATGTTCAGCCATGTTTGGGCAGCAACCGTTACGCTAAGTTCGGTTGTCCGGAAAACGATGCATGCATTGTTCTTTGAACAACCGCTAACGGAAGAAACCCGCAAATCGTCTTATTTGAGCCAACAATGGCCAAACTTAAGCCGAATTGCTTGGCCAGTTTGGGCACCTCAAAAAGAAAACCGTCCGGGCATGAGGACGGAACGAAGAGACAGGAAATGCGCGAGGCGCGAACAACATTAAAAGCCGTTGAGAACGAACGGCCTGTCGCTGGACTTTGGCTTGGTGTTTATCGCCAGTCTTGTGAGCGCAGCTGGTTTCCATTGCTGAAGGGCATCGGAAAACACGGCCTGCTGTGCGCGGCGCTGAGCCTCGGACTTGTCGGTGCGGCCGCCGCATTCGACGGTCAATCCAGTTCCGACGTGACGATTGGCGGCGAAGCCCTGTCGCCCTCGGAAGCCTTGCGTGCAGGTGCCCGGCAATACTATTCGGGCGACAAGGCGGGCGCGCTCAGTTCGCTGCAATATGCTGCCGAGAACGGACAGCCGATGGCCGCCTGGAAGCTTGGCGAGATGTACGCCAAGGGCGACGGTGTGAAGGAAGACGACCTTAAGGCTTTCCAGTATTACAGCCAGATCGTGCGTGAACATGGCGATGACAGTCCGAGTGCTCCCGACGCACCGTTCGTGTCCAGCGCATTCGTTGCACTCGGCTCCTACTACCTTGACGGTATCGAAGGCTCCGTTCCGAAGAACGAACTGCGTGCACGCCAGATTTTCACGCATGCAGCGTCCTATTTCGGTGACGCTGATGCCCAGTACCAGTTGGGACGCATGTACCAGGACAACAATCATCGCATGGCCGTGCGGTGGTACAATCTCGCTGCCCTGAAAGGTCATGTGGGCGCACAGGCGCGACTGGGTGAAACGCTTTACACGATCGGCACCTCTGAGAAGAAAAAAGCGCGCGGTCTCATGTGGCTCACGGTTGCAAGAGAGCAGGCGGACGGCGCCGATGCCGTCTGGATCAATGCGATGCACGAGCAGTATTTCGCGGTTTCCCCGGAACCCGTGCGGGAAAAGGCCCGTTCGCTCGCTGATGGCTGGATCCAGCAGAACCGTCCGGACATGCTGACTGCTCAGCAGCTCAAAACCCAGTAATTTAATGAAATCGGAGTGAAGAGCGCGCCCGGAACGATCGGGCGTGTCAGCCCAGTTCCTCGCGCGCACCATCGATCCGTTCGGACGTGGTTCCGTCCCGCGGATCAATAATGTCGCCTGTCAGGTTCCTATCGTATTCCAGCGGCAGCATTGAAAGCGGGCAGGGGGCGTTGGTGAATTTCCACGACGTGTTGTTCAGGACCATGGAACAGGTTGCCATCTTCATCCCGTTCGGGCTCTTGAGACAGATGGATTCCCCGACACCGTAGTCGGACCCCTTGTACCTGCATGTGCAGCTGATGTTCTGTGCATGTGCGAGAGTGCTCAGAAAAACGACACCGAAACCGGCCAGCAACGCTGACAGTTTCGCCGCCCTGGCAAGCGGCAAAGCAGGTGCCGGGCGTGATCCCGGTCCGCAATGGTGCCTGCTTTTTGCCGGCGCAGGCGAGAAGTGGCGAAGAGTTATCCCATTGCGAAAAGAGTACCACGCAGAGGTTTGACCGCAAGTACTCCACGCGATTTGTAATAATTTCAAGAATTACGGACAGGGCGCGGCGGCAACGCAAGTGTTGCGCGGTAACGCAACCTTACGCGGCCAGCTGAACCCACACGGGCACGTGATCGGATGGCTTTTCCCACCCGCGAACGTGCTTGTCGATGCCGCAGCCGGACATCCGGTCGGCGGCCTGCGGAGACAAAAGGATGTGGTCGATCCTGATGCCGTTGTTCCTTTGCCATGCACCTGCCTGATAGTCCCAGAAAGTGTAGGTTTCCGGTGCTTCGGTGCAGGCGCGCACGGCCTCTGTCAGGCCCAGGTTGGTGAGGGCTCTGAAACGTTGCCTGCTTTCAGGTTGAAAGAGAGCATCGTCGAGCCAGTTTTGCGGGTTCTTCGCGTCGACAGGATCCGGTATCACGTTGAAATCGCCCAGCAGGATATAAGCGTTCTCATCGCGCAGCCGGTCTTCCGCATGCGCAATCAAACGGTCCATCCATCCGATCTTGTAGGGAAACTTCTCGCTTCCCATCGGGTTCCCGTTCGGCAGGTAAAGGCATCCGAATCGGACAGCGCCCAGATCCGTTGAAACCGACGCTTCAATGAAACGGGCCTGTTCGTCGCTATCGTCGCCGGGAAGCCGCCGCATGACATCTTCGAGCGGCTTCTTGGAGAGCAGCGCAACACCGTTGAAGCCTTTCTGGCCGTGCGTTTCCAAGTTGTAGCCCAGATCCTCGAAGGGCTGGCGCGGGAAGTTTTCATCAACCGACTTGATTTCCTGAAGGCAGGCAACGTCCGGCGACGTCTCCTTCAACCATTCAAGGACCGTGTCGATGCGCGCCTTCACGCCATTGATGTTCCAGGTGGCAATCCGCATCCGCCCGTATGTCCTGTGCTGGAGTTTTTGCCGCGCAATCCGGCTTGAAAAAGGAGCGCCTGATTCAGACCCTGAAGCTATCAGATCGTGAAGCTGGTGCCGCAGCCACAGCCGGCGGTGGCATTCGGGTTGTTGATCTGAAACGACTGTCCGATGAGATCATCGACAAAATCGATTTCCGATCCGCCCATGTACTGAAGCGATACGGAATCGACCAGGACGGTCGCCCCAGTTTTTTCAATGACCAGATCATCGTCTTCCGAGCGATCGACAACGTCGTATTTGTATTGCAAACCCGAGCAGCCGCCGCCTTCGACACTGACCCGAAGCATGCTTCCCGCGGGTTCGCCGGATAATATCTTGGCAATGCGCTTGGCAGCGCGTTCACTCACTGTTACTCGATTTTCAAGTGTTTCGGTCATCTTCTGCCGACTCGCTGTGCTCTTGTAAGTGGCCAAGAGCAGGAAACCTGACTTATTCAGATAAGTAAGTTTTGAATGCGCTCGCGTCAATCTGCGGCGCGCGATAAGACTGGGTGAAGCAGCATTGAACGGTGACGGGTCGCAGATGAACACGGATATTGGCTACGGAGCGCAGTCGCGCGCCCTCTATGCGGAAAGCCCGGCTGCGAGCAGGGGGCGGCTGTTCGCCGAGGACGAGAGCCCGACCCGGACGCCGTTCCAGCGCGACCGTGACAGGATCATACACTCGTCGGCCTTTCGAAGGCTGAAACATAAGACCCAGGTGTTCGTCTATCATGAGGGCGATCATTACCGCACGCGCCTGACGCACACCATCGAGGTTGCGCAGATCGCGCGTTCGCTGGCCAGGGCGCTGCGTCTCGATGAAGACCTGGCGGAATGTCTGGCACTGGCGCACGATCTCGGGCACACCCCGTTCGGCCATGAAGGCGAGGATGTCATGCACGAGTGCATGGCGCCCTACGAAGGTTTTGACCACAATGCGCAGTCGCTGCGTGTCGTGACCAGCCTGGAACACAGATATGCCGACTTTGACGGTCTGAACCTTGCCTGGGAGACACTTGAGGGCCTCGTCAAACACAACGGTCCTCTTGTTGCCGGCGACGGAACGCCGCTCGGCAAGTTCAGGCATGGGGAGCTTCCCTTCGCGATCCGGCAATATGCCGAAAAGCAGGACCTTCTCCTCAACACCTGGCCCGGAGGTGAAGCCCAGGCGGCCGCCATAGCGGATGACATTGCCTATGATGCACACGATCTCGACGACGGCCTCAGGGCCGGGCTTTTTGCCGTCGAGGACATGCAGTCGGTTCCGTTCCTTGCCGACATCCTAAGGGAAGTCGACACAAGGTATCCGGGTTTGGAGGAAGGGCGCCGCATACATGAGATCGTTAGGCGTTCGATAACAAGGATGGTGGAGGACGTCATCCGCCATTCCCTTGCAAACCTTGCCGAGACGGCACCCCGAAACGCAGCTGACATTCGGTCTGCGGGCAAATGCCTGATCGGTTTTTCCGACACGATGACGCCGGCGGAAAAGGAAGTGAAACGCTTCTTGTTCGCGCGCGTTTACCGGCACGACGACGTTCTGGCGGTGCGCAGGATCGTTGCAAGGATCGTGAAAGACCTGTTCGACAAGTTCCGGTCCGACCCTGGGCTCATGCCGAAGCCGTGGAGCGAGGGTCTTGAAGGATTGAACGATTCCGGGATTGCACGCCGTATCTGCGACTATATCGCGGGCATGACCGACCGGTACGCCATTGACGAGCACCGCAGACTGTTTGACGACACACCGGAATTAGGGTAGGCGCTTGAACGACTTGACCACCCTGCTGCGCCGAGGATGATGTCCTTCGCTGCGCCGGGGTGTTTTGTGCTTCCAGGACCAGGCTTGATCGGTGCGAAATGAATATCTTTGCTGACTTCACACAACGCGTGAAAAATGCACTCCAAAATCTTGACTTAAAAGATACAAATGGGGAAGCTCCCGATCTTTCGCGTGTGGTTGTCGAAGCGCCGCGAGACCCTGCGCACGGCGACCTGGCAACCAATGCTGCGATGGTTTTGGCAAAGCCCCTTGGCGTGAAACCGAGAGAGCTCGCCGAACAGCTCACCAGGAAACTCGACGAAGACCCCGATGTCACGGAAACGACGATTGCAGGGCCTGGCTTCATCAACATGCGCGTCGCGCCAGCGGTGTGGCAGGGCGTCCTGAAGGGTGTCCTTCAGGCCGGCAGCCGCTACGGCGCGATCGTGCAAGACCCGGCGCCGAAGGTGAATGTCGAATATGTGTCAGCCAATCCGACCGGGCCGATGCATGTCGGTCATATCCGGGGGGCGGTCGTTGGTGACGCGCTTGCCAACTTGCTGCAATTCGCCGGCAATGACGTGACCAAGGAATACTATATCAACGATGCCGGATCGCAGATCGAGACGCTCGCGCGCAGCGCCTTTCTTCGCTATCGCGAGGCACTCGGTGAGGACATAGGCGAGATCCCGCCCGGTCTTTATCCCGGCGACTATCTCAAGCCGGTCGGTCAGCGCCTGAAGGACGAGTTTGGCGACACGCTTCTGGATAAGCCGGAGACCGAATGGCTTCCGCTCGTCAAGGAAGCCGCGATAGCCGCGATGCTGGACTTGATCCGCGAAGATCTTGCCGCGCTCGGCGTCGAGCACGAAGTGTTCTTTTCGGAAAGAACGCTTCATGAGAGGTCGGGTGGGAACGGCTCCATGATCGACATCATGCTCGACGGATTGCGCGCCAAGGGGCTTATCTACCAGGGCACGCTGCCTCCACCCAAGGGGCAGGTTCCGGACGACTGGGAA
This region of uncultured Roseibium sp. genomic DNA includes:
- the argS gene encoding arginine--tRNA ligase, translating into MNIFADFTQRVKNALQNLDLKDTNGEAPDLSRVVVEAPRDPAHGDLATNAAMVLAKPLGVKPRELAEQLTRKLDEDPDVTETTIAGPGFINMRVAPAVWQGVLKGVLQAGSRYGAIVQDPAPKVNVEYVSANPTGPMHVGHIRGAVVGDALANLLQFAGNDVTKEYYINDAGSQIETLARSAFLRYREALGEDIGEIPPGLYPGDYLKPVGQRLKDEFGDTLLDKPETEWLPLVKEAAIAAMLDLIREDLAALGVEHEVFFSERTLHERSGGNGSMIDIMLDGLRAKGLIYQGTLPPPKGQVPDDWEDREQTLFRASDFGDDTDRALKKSDGSYTYFAADVAYFQDKFDRGFDETIYVLGADHSGYAKRLQAVGKAVSDGKTDVIVRFCQLVKLMRDGEPVKMSKRSGDFITLREVVEEVGPDPVRFMMLYRKNDAPLDFDFKKVTDETKDNPVYYVQYSHARLRSNLRKAQEQFPDLGFEDADLEKADLALLDDEGELELMAKVAEWPKIVNVAANTHEPHRIAFYLYELATTLSSHYTRGGGNDSPHLKFIQTGNPKLTLARLALVRAISLVLGAGLSILGVNAPEEMR
- the erpA gene encoding iron-sulfur cluster insertion protein ErpA translates to MTETLENRVTVSERAAKRIAKILSGEPAGSMLRVSVEGGGCSGLQYKYDVVDRSEDDDLVIEKTGATVLVDSVSLQYMGGSEIDFVDDLIGQSFQINNPNATAGCGCGTSFTI
- a CDS encoding tetratricopeptide repeat protein, translating into MLKGIGKHGLLCAALSLGLVGAAAAFDGQSSSDVTIGGEALSPSEALRAGARQYYSGDKAGALSSLQYAAENGQPMAAWKLGEMYAKGDGVKEDDLKAFQYYSQIVREHGDDSPSAPDAPFVSSAFVALGSYYLDGIEGSVPKNELRARQIFTHAASYFGDADAQYQLGRMYQDNNHRMAVRWYNLAALKGHVGAQARLGETLYTIGTSEKKKARGLMWLTVAREQADGADAVWINAMHEQYFAVSPEPVREKARSLADGWIQQNRPDMLTAQQLKTQ
- the parE gene encoding DNA topoisomerase IV subunit B, which translates into the protein MSAKDDLFAGNAARAATIGESPPQTAPAKKRPIAAVPNPEDYSAADIEVLEGLEPVRRRPGMYIGGTDEKALHHLFAEVIDNSMDEAVAGHATWIDVSLSADGYLTIVDNGRGIPVDPHPKFKDKSALEVIMTTLHAGGKFDSKVYETSGGLHGVGVSVVNALSEELVVEVARSRKLYRQTFRRGHPQGALEMVGDTQNRRGTLVRFKPDEEIFGRNARFKPARLLKMARSKAYLFGGVEIRWHCDPDLIDGKDATPAEAVFHFPGGLKDFLAERLTSERRVVEEIFAGRTDKTGKHGSVEWAVNWFAGDGFVNSYCNTVPTPEGGTHEAGFRYALLRGLKAYGELTNNKKASIITGDDVMTSAGGMLSVFIREPEFVGQTKDKLATNEATRVTEAAVRDAFDHWLTASPNQANKLLEWVIDRADERLRRRQEKDVARKSAVRKLRLPGKLADCSANQADGTELFIVEGDSAGGSAKQARNRSNQAILPLRGKILNVANAGRDKLVANQQLADLIQALGCGTRSQYRDADLRYEKIVIMTDADVDGAHIASLLITFFYREMPELIRSGHLFLAVPPLYRLSQGGKTLYARDDAHKDELLETAFKGKSKVEIGRFKGLGEMLPAQLKETTMDPSKRSMLKVAVDEMDIGTTNDTVERLMGNKPEARFRFIQENAEFADDLDI
- the xth gene encoding exodeoxyribonuclease III; this encodes MRIATWNINGVKARIDTVLEWLKETSPDVACLQEIKSVDENFPRQPFEDLGYNLETHGQKGFNGVALLSKKPLEDVMRRLPGDDSDEQARFIEASVSTDLGAVRFGCLYLPNGNPMGSEKFPYKIGWMDRLIAHAEDRLRDENAYILLGDFNVIPDPVDAKNPQNWLDDALFQPESRQRFRALTNLGLTEAVRACTEAPETYTFWDYQAGAWQRNNGIRIDHILLSPQAADRMSGCGIDKHVRGWEKPSDHVPVWVQLAA
- a CDS encoding deoxyguanosinetriphosphate triphosphohydrolase; translated protein: MNTDIGYGAQSRALYAESPAASRGRLFAEDESPTRTPFQRDRDRIIHSSAFRRLKHKTQVFVYHEGDHYRTRLTHTIEVAQIARSLARALRLDEDLAECLALAHDLGHTPFGHEGEDVMHECMAPYEGFDHNAQSLRVVTSLEHRYADFDGLNLAWETLEGLVKHNGPLVAGDGTPLGKFRHGELPFAIRQYAEKQDLLLNTWPGGEAQAAAIADDIAYDAHDLDDGLRAGLFAVEDMQSVPFLADILREVDTRYPGLEEGRRIHEIVRRSITRMVEDVIRHSLANLAETAPRNAADIRSAGKCLIGFSDTMTPAEKEVKRFLFARVYRHDDVLAVRRIVARIVKDLFDKFRSDPGLMPKPWSEGLEGLNDSGIARRICDYIAGMTDRYAIDEHRRLFDDTPELG